From one Treponema denticola genomic stretch:
- a CDS encoding 6-hydroxymethylpterin diphosphokinase MptE-like protein, producing MTANNEKPELIPIDSGFSVLYKGKYLYSKHSPQKNILQLISSIVIQNETLVLCVSPVLGYGLKELLEKLPADSFALALEADEKLLKLSKNKIDKNILEDSKFLYTGTDSINILLKQFDDFIKGKKIRRVIRIDFSGGAALNQSFYSQAFDFISQYISQIWINRLTLIQFGRNYARNFFKNYYSILRSIVKSPDKSSALNINSYFGYLIEKSVNRPIVVIGAGPSLDSSIEFIKENRDRFFVLAVDAAFAGLYPEIRPDAVVLLESQYWIQKAFIGITDLDIPIIADLTSNPSLLVKLNGNKAFFFTDYSAQDSLASSFFSVLKEKNILPLRLEAMGSVGLAALALAERLAFDDLPIFHTGLDFSWGQGFSHSKLSYQVKNIFSDISKIKSLYTGESLFPNKLSFEKGKNGRLAFTSPNLKNYGELYKKLFASKESFFDIGQSGLELNSKKINFDTAKKIIDDFYSCGGVVDLSYEASCSINKNNKKKFINYNYADKEKAIKDFLISEKEKLLRLKSIFIGKINSSDAEIKTLLLSMPYLYLHFPDYNSLSETLLDKHFLSRVRIEIEYFLKIHLTNENFTN from the coding sequence ATGACTGCAAATAATGAAAAACCTGAGCTCATTCCGATTGACTCAGGTTTTTCGGTTTTATACAAAGGCAAGTACTTATATTCAAAACACTCACCGCAAAAAAATATCCTACAATTAATTTCTTCTATTGTAATTCAAAATGAAACATTGGTTCTTTGTGTATCTCCGGTTTTGGGATACGGATTAAAAGAGCTTTTAGAAAAACTCCCGGCGGATTCTTTTGCCCTCGCTTTGGAAGCTGATGAAAAACTGTTGAAGCTTTCAAAAAATAAAATCGATAAAAATATTTTAGAAGATTCTAAATTTTTATATACGGGAACGGATTCGATAAATATCTTATTAAAGCAGTTTGATGATTTTATTAAAGGAAAAAAAATTAGACGCGTTATAAGAATAGATTTTTCGGGAGGAGCGGCTTTAAATCAATCCTTTTATTCTCAAGCCTTTGATTTTATCTCTCAATATATTTCGCAAATATGGATTAACCGATTAACGCTAATTCAATTCGGCAGAAATTATGCCCGTAATTTTTTTAAAAACTATTATTCGATTTTACGTTCTATTGTAAAGAGCCCTGATAAAAGTTCGGCTTTAAATATAAATTCTTATTTCGGTTATTTAATTGAAAAATCGGTTAATAGACCTATTGTTGTAATAGGAGCAGGACCGTCTCTTGATTCTTCCATTGAATTTATAAAAGAAAACAGGGATAGGTTTTTTGTTCTTGCGGTTGATGCTGCTTTTGCAGGACTTTATCCCGAAATAAGACCTGACGCTGTTGTTTTGCTTGAGTCGCAATATTGGATTCAAAAAGCCTTTATCGGCATTACGGATTTAGATATTCCCATTATCGCGGATTTGACATCGAACCCTTCTTTGCTCGTAAAGTTAAATGGAAATAAGGCTTTTTTCTTTACCGATTATTCCGCGCAAGATTCCTTGGCAAGTTCTTTTTTTTCCGTTTTAAAAGAAAAAAATATTTTACCTTTAAGACTTGAAGCTATGGGCTCGGTGGGGCTTGCTGCCTTAGCCCTTGCCGAAAGATTGGCTTTTGACGATCTTCCTATTTTTCATACAGGTTTGGATTTTTCGTGGGGGCAGGGATTCAGTCATTCAAAATTAAGCTATCAAGTTAAAAATATATTTTCGGATATTTCCAAAATAAAAAGTCTTTACACGGGAGAATCTTTGTTTCCGAATAAGCTTAGTTTTGAAAAAGGTAAAAACGGCAGACTTGCTTTTACTTCTCCCAATTTAAAAAATTACGGAGAGCTTTATAAAAAACTTTTTGCTTCTAAAGAAAGCTTTTTTGATATAGGGCAATCAGGTTTGGAGCTAAATTCAAAAAAAATAAACTTTGATACGGCAAAAAAAATCATAGACGATTTTTATTCGTGCGGAGGGGTTGTTGATTTGAGCTATGAAGCATCTTGTTCTATAAATAAAAATAATAAAAAAAAATTTATAAATTATAATTATGCAGATAAAGAAAAAGCGATAAAAGATTTTTTAATTTCCGAAAAAGAAAAACTTCTTAGGCTCAAAAGTATTTTTATCGGAAAAATAAATTCTTCTGATGCAGAAATTAAAACTCTTCTTTTATCTATGCCTTATCTATATCTTCATTTCCCGGATTATAATTCCTTATCCGAAACCCTCTTGGATAAACATTTTTTATCCCGTGTAAGAATTGAGATAGAATATTTTTTAAAAATACATCTGACAAATGAAAATTTTACCAATTAA